From Salvia splendens isolate huo1 chromosome 16, SspV2, whole genome shotgun sequence, a single genomic window includes:
- the LOC121771104 gene encoding uncharacterized protein LOC121771104 has product MDWFRRINVVYLTKPSVHAQEGFHEMTSSHSFAVETLQKIHHFLSGQDMTGRTDLVTISRMVEDGLQISREAEMMDYRPSQRFELDIDMPVRQKGKRRGKKKTACGESSSSRMDAHLVDDSDEDFVPPPPPRSAVRGRHSVSHTGGTCEDIGLNDVHHSLPRSLVRDDFFGVDL; this is encoded by the exons ATGGATTGGTTTCGCCGAATAAATGTGGTGTACTTAACTAAACCTAGCGTGCATGCTCAAGAGGGCTTCCATGAAATGACATCTTCTCATAGCTTCGCG gtggagacgcttcaAAAAATACATCACTTTCTAAGTGGGCAAGATATGACAGGACGAACAGATTTGGTAAcaatttcgaggatggttgaagatgGTCTGCAGATATCTAGGGAGGCTGAGATGATGGACTATCGTCCTTCCCAGCGCTTTGAGCTGGACATTGACATGCCCGTGAGACAAAAAGGGAAACGACGTGGAAAGAAGAAAACTGCTTGTGGAGAGTCGTCATCTTCAAGGATGGATGCTCATTTGGTAGATGATTCTGATGAAGATTTtgtgcctccacctccacctagatctgcagttcgaggtcgtcattctgttagccacactggtggtacatGTGAAGATATTGGTCTTAATGATGTCCACCATTCTCTACCTCGGTCTTTAGTGCGGGATGACTTTTTTGGGGTGGATTTATAG